Genomic window (Propionispora vibrioides):
TTCCAAACCCATAGAGAATTTACCTAGATTCGAAAAGTACCTCGAACCATATCTTGCAAGAGTTCCTGAAGAACCCGAACCGACAAACACGACCATTTCTGCATCTTGTATAATCTTCACACCTTGTTTGATTTTATTTTCGAATGCACTGGTGTTGGTTCCTTGAAAATAGTGAAGCAATACCTGCAAGTCACTTTGTGGAGCAATATTAGATATTTCTTTTATATTTTCATTTATTTTTTTCTTAAGCTCCGAGTAGTTATTGCAATCTGTTTTATTGCAAAACCTCAATATCGTAGATGTTGAAACATTCAACGCATTTGCTAATTCACGGATTGTCATAAAGGGAATTTTATCTTGGTTTGCTATTATATATTTATAAATTAAAATCTCTGTTTCATTAAACTTTTGAATAATATCATACGAAAACATAGCGTTCAATCCTTTATATTATTATCGCACCATACAGCCCGCAAAAGCGTACGTTTCCCTCTCTATCACTTAATGATCTTATGCAATATTTCATATTACCCAAGAATTTATAGTTACAGGCCACAGGGCAGGTACATTGCCCTACTTAGCCATCCTCTTTTTCAACGCCCCAAGCCCAATTGCAAAAACTAAGCAACTAATTTACAAGCGAGACTATGAAGAGCTACACATTTGCCAGCAACGGAAAGTTGCTCCCGAACCCACTATAGCAAACTGTCAATCGAACAACATTTCATTCCTAATCTTGAAATTGATTAATACGCAAGAGGTCGAGTAGAGGCGGAACTCACATTCCAGCCCCCCTCACGGAACCGGACTTGCCCTATTAAGGCATCCGGCTCTTCATAGCAGCATTTACTTACGTTTAGCCATAGATATTCACATAGATTCTCGCTTTTGCTAGCGGGAATCTATCTGTTAGTTTTGCAAATCCTTCCCACGTCAAG
Coding sequences:
- a CDS encoding MurR/RpiR family transcriptional regulator; amino-acid sequence: MFSYDIIQKFNETEILIYKYIIANQDKIPFMTIRELANALNVSTSTILRFCNKTDCNNYSELKKKINENIKEISNIAPQSDLQVLLHYFQGTNTSAFENKIKQGVKIIQDAEMVVFVGSGSSGTLARYGSRYFSNLGKFSMGLEDPYYPVIDIGEKKVALLVLSVSGETKTIVDLIKEFQACNSKILSITNQPNSTIAKMSDWNISYNMNMQRVNGGFNATSQVPVLFLMEVLARRLKHNRNSLLLDK